A section of the Rhipicephalus sanguineus isolate Rsan-2018 chromosome 11, BIME_Rsan_1.4, whole genome shotgun sequence genome encodes:
- the LOC119374043 gene encoding glucose-6-phosphatase 3, whose amino-acid sequence MDAMYTAGAHMTKHLQENFDGYDRFFSWISFAADPPRNLLWYYPIALTFSNPLGVRILIAASCSEFLNVAIKWILNEHRPFWYVKMKSDMGIKLAQTPQTCETGPGSPSGHVMVTAAVLYVAIRYAISCVDDKTRSHRRRRYVRAILWPSYVLYLTAVGASRVFIGAHFPHQVMLGFVMGVATGYIIERYDVDRWHFPEYASMSGIMVMTCATVFAGFTALGIDPQYTVHLALEACDDPRYVNLSSTVLYSMMRNIAAPLGVGIAMSRPNVAKVLEGAKRAPVWAKLMAGLGGIGVGRVLLACPLPKHEWCIYAGALVQFCFFSFAVSYGIPYVLYKNYKEVNKTLALRRKKESSSSSSDEQTDAVPKK is encoded by the coding sequence ATGGACGCCATGTACACGGCTGGCGCGCACATGACCAAGCACCTGCAAGAGAACTTCGACGGTTACGACCGCTTCTTCTCGTGGATCTCTTTTGCGGCCGATCcgccgcgaaacctgctctggtaCTACCCGATTGCGCTGACGTTTAGCAATCCGCTCGGCGTCCGCATCCTCATCGCCGCGTCGTGCTCAGAGTTCCTCAACGTCGCCATCAAGTGGATCTTAAACGAACACCGTCCCTTCTGGTACGTCAAGATGAAGTCCGACATGGGCATCAAGCTCGCTCAGACGCCGCAGACCTGCGAGACCGGGCCCGGCTCTCCTTCGGGACACGTCATGGTCACCGCGGCCGTCCTGTACGTCGCGATCCGCTATGCTATAAGCTGCGTCGACGACAAGACGCGCAGTCACCGGAGACGTCGCTACGTCAGGGCGATCCTGTGGCCCTCTTACGTCCTCTATCTTACAGCCGTGGGCGCGTCGAGGGTCTTCATCGGGGCTCATTTCCCGCACCAGGTGATGCTGGGCTTCGTCATGGGCGTCGCGACGGGCTACATCATCGAGCGCTACGACGTAGACCGGTGGCACTTTCCCGAGTACGCCTCCATGAGCGGCATCATGGTCATGACGTGTGCCACCGTGTTTGCCGGCTTCACGGCTCTCGGCATAGATCCTCAGTACACGGTCCACCTGGCACTCGAGGCGTGCGACGACCCTCGCTACGTGAACCTCAGTTCGACGGTCCTGTACAGCATGATGCGCAACATCGCCGCTCCCTTGGGCGTCGGTATCGCCATGTCCAGGCCAAACGTTGCCAAGGTACTGGAAGGTGCCAAGCGGGCGCCAGTCTGGGCCAAGCTGATGGCGGGACTGGGTGGCATCGGCGTCGGGCGCGTCTTGCTCGCCTGTCCGTTGCCCAAGCACGAGTGGTGCATATACGCCGGTGCGTTGGTCCAGTTCTGCTTCTTCTCGTTCGCCGTCAGCTACGGCATTCCATACGTCCTGTACAAGAACTACAAGGAGGTCAACAAGACCCTGGCGTTACGTCGGAAGAAGGAATCGTCAAGTTCCTCTTCAGATGAACAAACTGATGCTGTACCTAAAAAGTAG
- the LOC119374037 gene encoding LOW QUALITY PROTEIN: U5 small nuclear ribonucleoprotein 200 kDa helicase-like (The sequence of the model RefSeq protein was modified relative to this genomic sequence to represent the inferred CDS: deleted 1 base in 1 codon) yields MADVAARSLQYEYKANSNLVLQADTRLIERRPRDEATGEVVSLVGKLEGSRMGDRYQRTKPSKDERKSKKQQQQQQKKASDESRYDAAKLKGQSLLSEGVEDVVGILYRPKTTETKQTYEVLLSFIQEALGDQPRDILCGAADEILAVLKSDRIKEGERRKETEALLGPVAEERFALLVNLCKKITDYGVDEKQPVVEENIDETYGVNVQFEESDEEEDEIVGEVREDDSNDEAEGEEAHLDTTLQATNLIAGREGGRKGSKSGLHPREIDAYWLQRKLSKFYDDPVVAQTKAGEVLDILKTAVDDRDVENQLVLLLGFNQFDFIKILRQHRQMILYCTLLASSQSATERSKLRDKMQADPELERILRQLENTDKDDVVQEERERRAQARQARVNAELEPMDMDEDSIVPQMSQCKMLDLEDLSFQHGSHFMANKRCQLPDGSFRKQRKGYEEIHVPALKPKPFDTNETLVSVDKLPKYAQPAFEGFRSLNRIQSRLHKAALESDENLLLCAPTGAGKTNVALLCMMREIGKHINPDGSINGDEFKIIYVAPMRSLVQEMVGNFSKRLNSYNITVSELTGDHQLTREQINATQVIVCTPEKWDIITRKGGERTYTQLVRLMIFDEIHLLHDERGPVLEALVARTIRNIEMTQEDVRLVGLSATLPNYEDVATFLRVNPAKGLFFFDNSFRPVPLEQQYIGITEKKAIKRFQLMNEILYEKVIDNAGKNQILIFVHSRKETGKTARAVRDMCLEKDTLGHFLREGSASTEVLRSEAEQVKNLELKDLLPYGFGIHHAGMSRVDRTLVEDLFADRHIQVLVSTATLAWGVNLPAHTVVIKGTQIYNPEKGRWVELGALDVLQMLGRAGRPQYDTKGEGILITNHSELQYYLSLLNQQLPIESQLISKLPDVLNAEIVLGNIQNVKDACTWLGYTYLYIRMLRAPTLYGISHDEIKADPLLEQRRADLIFTAAAQLEKSNLLRFDKKSGNMQVTELGRIASYYYCTYETMATYNQLLKPTLSEIELFKVFSLSGEFRNITIREEEKLELQKLMERVPIPIKESMEEPTAKVNVLLQAYISQLKLEGLALMADMVYVTQSAARLMRAIFEIVLHRGWAQLTDKALSLCKMIDKRMWQSMTPLRQFRKVPDEVIKKVEKKNFPWERLYDLGVSEIGELLRMPKLGKLVHRYVHQFPKLELAAHIQPITRSMLRVELTITPDFQWDEKIHGTSEAFWILVEDVDSEVILHHEYFLLKSKFSQDEHLIKFFVPVFEPLPPQYFIRIVSDRWINAETQLPVSFRHLILPEKYPPPTELLDLQPLPVSALRNPTFEALYKDKFPFFNPIQTQVFNAIYSSDDNVFVGAPTGSGKTICAEFAILRLFSQVPEGRCVYVTPNEALAEIIYSDWTQKFSLQLNKKVVILTGETGTDLKLLAKGNIIIGTPEKWDVLSRRWKQRKNVQNINLFIVDELHLVGGEDGPVLEVICSRMRYISSQIERQIRILALSSSLANARDIGQWLGANVNSTFNFHPNVRPVLLELHIQGFNITHNASRLLSMSKPVYQGIMRHSPRKPVIVFVPSRKQTRLTAIDILTYSASEGQASKFLHCTEDDLKPFLDKITDKTLKETLSNGVAYLHEGLSPADQRLVEQLFDSGAIQVVVVSRSLCWALSLSAHLVIIMDTQYYNGKIHAYEDYPVTDVLQMVGRANRPLVDEDGKCLLLCQSSKKDFFKKFLYEPLPVESHLDHCLHDHFNAEIVTKTIENKQDAVDYLTWTFLYRRMTQNPNYYNLQGVTHRHLSDHLSDLVENTLNDLEQSKCISIEDEMDVAPLNLGMIAAYYYINYTTIELFSMSLNSKTKIRGLLEIISSAAEYENIPIRHHEDNILRQLYNRLPHKLTNPKFSDPHVKTNLLLQAHLSRMQLSAELQSDTEDILSKAIRLIQACVDVLSSNGWLTPALAAMELAQMVTQALWNKDSYLKQLPHFTADIVKRCQEHGVETVFDIMELEDEDRNKLLQMTDSQMADVAKFCNRYPNIELTYEIQGKDHIRCGSAVNIVVQLEREDEVVGPVIAPMFPQKREEGWWVVIGESKSNSLISIKRLSLQQKAKVKLDFVAPAPGDHTYTLYYMSDSYMGCDQEYRFTIHVGQMESRKRNDSDSD; encoded by the exons ATGGCGGACGTCGCCGCACGTTCGCTTCAGTACGAGTACAAAGCAAACTCCAACCTTGTGCTCCAAGCCGACACTCGTCTCATCGAACGTCGGCCCCGCGATGAGGCGACCGGCGAAGTGGTATCGCTTGTCGGGAAGCTCGAGGGCTCCCGCATGGGAGACCGCTACCAGCGCACCAAACCTAGCAAAGACGAACGCAAGTccaagaagcagcagcagcaacagcagaagAAGGCGTCCGACGAAAGCCGCTACGACGCCGCCAAGCTGAAAGGCCAGTCACTGCTCTCGGAGGGCGTCGAAGATGTCGTCGGCATCCTGTACCGACCGAAGACTACGGAGACCAAGCAGACTTACGAAGTCCTGCTGAGCTTCATCCAAGAGGCGTTGGGCGACCAGCCTCGTGACATCCTCTGCGGTGCCGCCGATGAAATCCTCGCGGTCCTCAAGAGCGACCGCATCAAGGAAGGAGAACGTCGCAAGGAGACCGAGGCGCTGCTGGGACCTGTGGCCGAGGAACGGTTCGCCCTTCTCGTGAACTTGTGCAAGAAGATCACCGATTACGGCGTGGACGAAAAACAACCCGTCGTGGAGGAAAACATCGACGAAACTTATGGCGTCAACGTGCAGTTCGAGGAGTCCGACGAGGAAGAGGATGAGATCGTGGGCGAGGTGCGCGAGGATGACTCGAACGACGAGGCTGAAGGCGAAGAGGCCCACCTGGACACTACTCTGCAGGCGACCAACCTAATAGCTGGCCGCGAAGGAGGACGCAAGGGATCCAAGAGCGGGTTGCACCCGCGAGAGATCGACGCATATTGGCTGCAG CGAAAGCTGAGCAAGTTCTATGATGACCCCGTCGTGGCTCAGACAAAGGCTGGCGAAGTCCTTGACATCCTCAAGACGGCTGTCGACGATCGCGATGTCGAGAACCAACTGGTGTTGCTTCTCGGATTCAACCAGTTCGACTTCATCAAAATTCTGCGGCAGCACCGACAGATGATCCTCTACTGCACTCTCTTGGCTTCATCCCAGAGCGCCACTGAGCGATCAAAGTTACGTGACAAGATGCAGGCAGACCCCGAGCTGGAGCGAATCCTGAGGCAGCTCGAAAACACCGACAAGGACGACGTAGTGCAGGAGGAGCGTGAGCGGCGGGCACAGGCCCGGCAGGCTCGAGTCAACGCCGAGTTGGAGCCCATGGACATGGACGAAGACAGCATTGTCCCCCAGATGTCTCAGTGCAAGATGCTGGACCTGGAAGACCTGTCGTTCCAGCATGGCAGCCACTTCATGGCCAACAAACGGTGCCAGTTGCCCGACGGATCGTTCCGCAAGCAGCGTAAGGGCTACGAAGAGATTCACGTTCCCGCCCTCAAGCCCAAGCCATTTGACACGAATGAGACGCTTGTCTCGGTCGATAAGCTGCCAAAGTATGCCCAGCCCGCTTTCGAGGGGTTCCGCAGCCTCAACCGAATTCAGAGTCGTTTGCACAAAGCTGCGCTAGAGTCC GACGAAAACCTCCTGCTCTGTGCCCCGACTGGTGCTGGCAAGACCAACGTAGCCCTTCTTTGCATGATGCGGGAGATTGGCAAGCACATCAACCCGGACGGCTCCATCAACGGGGACGAGTTCAAGATCATCTACGTCGCCCCGATGCGTTCCCTGGTGCAGGAGATGGTGGGAAACTTCAGCAAGCGACTCAACTCGTACAACATAACCGTTTCCGAGTTGACAGGCGACCACCAGCTGACGAGGGAGCAGATCAATGCAACCCAGGTGATTGTGTGCACGCCCGAGAAATGGGACATCATCACCAGGAAGGGAGGGGAGCGCACCTACACTCAACTTGTGCGGCTTATGATCTTCGACGAGATTCACCTGCTCCACGACGAGCGAGGTCCGGTGTTGGAGGCCCTCGTGGCGAGGACCATCCGAAACATTGagatgacgcaggaggatgtccGACTTGTCGGTCTCAGTGCCACCCTGCCCAACTACGAGGACGTCGCCACATTCCTGAGGGTTAACCCGGCCAAGGGACTGTTCTTCTTTGACAACAGCTTCCGGCCTGTGCCACTCGAGCAGCAGTACATTGGAATCACGGAAAAAAAGGCCATCAAGCGTTTCCAGCTGATGAATGAAATTCTCTATGAGAAGGTCATCGACAACGCCGGAAAGAACCAGATTCTCATTTTTGTCCACTCTCGAAAAGAAACAGGGAAGACTGCCAGAGCTGTGCGAGACATGTGTCTTGAGAAAGACACGTTGGGACACTTCCTCCGAGAGGGTTCTGCGTCTACAGAAGTGCTTCGGTCTGAGGCAGAACAGGTGAAAAACCTCGAGCTGAAAGACCTGCTGCCATATGGCTTCGGTATACATCATGCTGGCATGAGCCGCGTTGACCGTACACTTGTGGAGGACTTGTTTGCCGATCGCCACATTCAGGTGCTGGTGTCGACAGCTACACTCGCGTGGGGTGTCAACCTTCCAGCCCACACCGTTGTCATCAAGGGCACCCAGATATACAACCCGGAGAAGGGACGCTGGGTCGAACTGGGTGCCCTGGACGTTCTCCAAATGCTTGGCAGAGCTGGGCGACCCCAGTATGACACTAAGGGCGAAGGCATCCTCATCACAAATCACAGTGAGCTGCAGTACTACCTTTCCCTTCTCAACCAGCAGCTGCCGATTGAGAGCCAGCTTATCAGCAAACTTCCTGATGTGCTCAATGCTGAAATCGTCCTGGGCAACATTCAGAATGTGAAAGATGCATGTACTTGGCTGGGATACACGTACCTCTACATCCGTATGCTTCGTGCACCAACACTCTACGGCATTTCACACGATGAGATCAAGGCGGACCCTTTGCTGGAACAGAGGCGTGCCGACCTGATCTTTACGGCCGCAGCTCAACTGGAGAAGAGCAACTTGCTCCGCTTCGACAAGAAGTCGGGCAACATGCAGGTTACAGAGCTTGGCAGGATTGCCAGCTACTACTACTGCACCTATGAGACAATGGCAACATACAACCAGCTGCTCAAACCCACTTTGAGCGAGATCGAGCTGTTCAAGGTGTTTTCGCTGTCTGGCGAATTCCGGAACATCACCATCCGTGAGGAAGAGAAGCTTGAGCTTCAGAAGCTGATGGAGCGGGTCCCAATCCCCATCAAAGAGAGCATGGAAGAGCCGACAGCCAAAGTGAATGTCCTCTTGCAGGCATACATTTCCCAGCTGAAACTGGAGGGCCTTGCCTTGATGGCCGATATGGTGTACGTGACACAGAGCGCTGCACGTCTGATGCGTGCCATCTTCGAAATTGTGCTTCACCGTGGCTGGGCACAGTTGACAGACAAGGCGCTAAGTCTGTGCAAGATGATTGACAAGCGCATGTGGCAGTCCATGACGCCTTTGCGGCAGTTCCGGAAGGTTCCCGATGAGGTTATCAAGAAGGTTGAAAAGAAGAACTTTCCTTGGGAACGCCTGTACGACCTCGGCGTCAGTGAAATCGGTGAGCTCCTGAGAATGCCCAAACTGGGGAAGCTGGTGCACCGATACGTTCACCAGTTTCCCAAACTGGAGCTGGCTGCACACATCCAGCCCATCACCCGATCCATGCTGCGCGTGGAACTGACCATTACGCCGGACTTCCAGTGGGACGAGAAGATCCACGGCACGTCCGAGGCATTCTGGATTCTCGTTGAAGACGTGGACTCAGAGGTGATCCTCCACCATGAGTATTTCCTGCTTAAGAGCAAGTTCTCCCAGGATGAGCACCTCATTAAATTCTTCGTTCCTGTCTTTGAGCCGCTGCCGCCGCAGTACTTCATACGCATTGTGTCGGACCGGTGGATCAATGCGGAAACCCAGCTTCCAGTCTCATTCCGGCACCTGATACTCCCGGAAAAGTACCCTCCACCCACAGAACTGCTAGATCTGCAGCCCTTGCCCGTGTCTGCCTTGCGGAACCCGACATTCGAGGCTCTGTACAAGGACAAGTTTCCTTTCTTCAATCCAATCCAGACTCAAGTCTTCAATGCCATCTACAGCAGTGATGACAACGTCTTTGTCGGCGCTCCGACGGGCAGCGGCAAGACCATCTGTGCAGAGTTTGCCATTTTGCGCCTGTTCTCTCAGGTGCCGGAAGGGCGCTGTGTGTACGTGACTCCAAATGAAGCTCTCGCCGAGATCATATATTCGGACTGGACTCAGAAGTTCTCCCTGCAGTTGAACAAGAAG GTCGTGATCCTCACCGGCGAGACAGGCACTGACCTGAAGCTGCTTGCCAAGGGCAACATTATCATTGGGACCCCTGAAAAGTGGGACGTCCTTTCACGGAGGTGGAAGCAACGCAAGAATGTCCAGAACATCAACCTGTTCATCGTGGACGAGCTGCACTTGGTCGGCGGAGAGGACGGTCCCGTGCTCGAGGTGATCTGCTCCCGAATGCGCTACATCTCCTCTCAGATAGAGCGTCAGATTCGCATACTGGCACTCAGTTCCTCTCTGGCCAACGCCCGAGACATTGGCCAGTGGCTTGGAGCCAACGTCAACTCGACCTTCAACTTCCATCCCAATGTGAGGCCCGTCTTGCTGGAACTGCACATCCAGGGCTTCAACATCACCCACAATGCCTCCCGTCTCCTCTCCATGAGTAAGCCTGTCTACCAAGGCATCATGAGGCATTCCCCACGGAAGCCCGTCATCGTCTTTGTGCCGTCACGAAAGCAGACACGTCTGACCGCCATCGACATCCTCACATACTCTGCCTCGGAAGGGCAGGCCTCCAAGTTCTTGCACTGCACAGAGGACGACCTCAAGCCCTTCCTGGACAAGATCACGGACAAAACACTGAAGGAGACACTGAGCAACGGAGTGGCGTACCTCCATGAAGGCTTGAGCCCAGCTGACCAACGCTTGGTGGAGCAGCTTTTCGACAGCGGTGCCATCCAGGTTGTGGTAGTCTCCCGAAGCCTGTGCTGGGCTTTGTCTCTGTCAGCTCACCTTGTCATCATTATGGACACGCAGTACTACAATGGTAAAATTCACGCCTATGAAGACTACCCTGTCACAGACGTCCTCCAGATGGTCGGTAGAGCTAACCGGCCTCTGGTTGACGAGGACGGTAAGTGCCTTTTGCTGTGTCAGTCGTCAAAGAAAGACTTCTTCAAGAAGTTCTTGTACGAGCCACTCCCGGTGGAGAGCCACCTTGACCACTGCCTGCATGACCATTTCAATGCCGAGATTGTTACCAAGACCATTGAGAATAAGCAGGACGCAGTGGACTACCTGACATGGACATTCCTGTACAGGAGGATGACGCAGAACCCGAACTACTACAACCTCCAAGGTGTCACTCACCGCCACCTCTCGGATCACCTGTCAGACCTCGTTGAGAACACGCTAAACGATCTCGAACAAAGCAAGTGCATCAGCATTGAAGATGAGATGGATGTTGCTCCTCTCAACCTGGGCATGATTGCTGCCTACTACTACATCAACTACACCACAATTGAGCTCTTCAGCATGTCGCTGAACTCGAAAACCAAGATCCGAGGCCTTCTGGAGATAATCAGTTCGGCTGCAGAGTACGAAAACATACCCATCAGGCACCACGAAGACAACATCCTGAGGCAACTGTACAACCGACTGCCCCACAAGCTCACGAATCCCAAGTTCAGCGACCCGCACGTCAAGACCAACCTGCTCCTGCAGGCACACTTGTCCCGTATGCAGCTGTCGGCTGAGCTTCAGTCCGACACGGAAGACATCCTCAGCAAGGCCATCCGGCTCATCCAGGCATGCGTGGATGTGCTAAGTTCCAATGGATGGCTGACCCCAGCGCTGGCTGCCATGGAACTGGCACAGATGGTCACGCAGGCGCTTTGGAACAAGGACTCTTACCTCAAGCAGCTGCCGCACTTCACGGCTGACATCGTCAAACGATGCCAGGAGCACGGTGTCGAGACCGTCTTCGACATCATGGAGCTCGAGGATGAGGACCGCAACAAACTCCTCCAGATGACCGACAGTCAGATGGCGGACGTCGCCAAATTCTGCAACCGGTATCCCAACATCGAGCTCACGTACGAGATCCAGGGCAAGGACCACATTCGGTGCGGCTCTGCTGTAAACATTGTGGTCCAGCTGGAGAGGGAAGATGAAGTCGTTGGACCGGTCATTGCCCCCATGTTCCCTCAGAAGAGAGAGGAAGGCTGGTGGGTGGTCATTGGCGAGTCAAAGAGCAACTCGCTCATATCCATCAAGAGACTCAGCTTGCAGCAGAAGGCCAAGGTGAAGCTCGACTTCGTGGCTCCCGCACCCGGGGACCACACGTATACGTTGTACTACATGAGCGACTCTTACATGGGGTGCGACCAGGAGTACAGGTTCACCATTCACGTTGGCCAGATGGAGTCGCGGAAACGTAACGACAGTGACAGTGATTAA
- the LOC119374045 gene encoding LOW QUALITY PROTEIN: nucleolar and coiled-body phosphoprotein 1-like (The sequence of the model RefSeq protein was modified relative to this genomic sequence to represent the inferred CDS: deleted 2 bases in 1 codon; substituted 1 base at 1 genomic stop codon), which produces MAADSMQAATAALVFQYLSGVDKALANQFQKKRSAKPLPKGVAQLDKVVSSYFEGQPQQRKLLLQQAPCAAAGTASKHDVSSSEDSSSEEEAKPAKPVNSATPKGNMNAKVNAKTPASTQKPKPSAPAHSEDSDSDSDSSEDAAPKGKTTPAATPKQGAVQSKAPGKRAKPETDSSDSSDSEAAAPPSKKPAVTTPVLKAAPKKPQQSKKDEDSSSSSDDDDDPRNKAALKKPATPQAKPAASKKPASAQKKQQDSSSDDSSSDDDEASKPPPAKKQATAKATPKAAQNAASSAKKVVAKRDESSSSDSSDESEPQKKPSVTPKSAAATAAGKTVTPKATPAKPQKDDSDSSSESEDNEPPKKVAKPAGAKNQKTLLKVSIGTRQEDSAGXKEESSDSSSSEDEAPPPKATPGKQPAAKQMQGKKLAAKDSSSSESDSEDDKPAKTVAAKGKQLLTKPSPKPAHAKKDSSDSDSDSEEEPKPAPAKAATKPVPAKKPAQAKKESSSDSDSDSEEESKPVPPKVAAKPTPAKKPAQTKKDSSSDSDSDSEDDKKPAPPKPAAAKSSPIKKPTPAKKQAESSSDSSDEEEAPKKPQGKSPAATAKPSKTTPGKGMPVAAKPQQDSSSSDSDDDDNRWPAKKPAVTPKNTPASTPKATPVSQKKPQKKQESSSSEDSDEEAPSKTSSAKQPKITPKKPAAKESSSSSEDSEDEQPAPKKAGKPAQVKASTPKVVQNNAEDSSEDESEEESSKGKKSAQSTPMLNGTGKPGSPDKGRKSSPFRRVKADKVHIDPKLRDNSFEAKAGARGSWGEKAYSVLKNVKGKDFRHEKTKKKRGTYSGGSIDTGVNSIRFDE; this is translated from the exons ATGGCTGCCGACAGCATGCAAGCAGCGACAGCGGCCCTCGTTTTTCAGTATTTGAGCGGCGTCGACAAGGCGCTCGCCAACCAGTTCCAGAAAAAACGAAGCGCCAAGCCTCTGCCCAAAGGAGTTGCGCAGCTCGACAAGGTGGTGAGCTCGTACTTCGAAGGGCAGCCTCAACAGCGCAAGCTACTACTGCAACAGGCGCCATGTGCTGCTGCCGGCACTGCGTCAAAGCACGACGTGTCTTCCTCTGAGGATTCTTCTAGCGAGGAAGAGGCCAAGCCAGCAAAGCCGGTCAACTCGGCAACACCTAAAGGAAACATGAACGCTAAGGTAAACGCCAAAACGCCCGCCTCGACTCAGAAGCCTAAGCCCAGTGCACCGGCTCACAGCGAGGACTCGGATTCGGACTCCGATTCCTCCGAAGACGCAGCACCGAAGGGCAAGACAACACCCGCTGCCACACCGAAACAGGGAGCTGTTCAATCGAAGGCCCCTGGCAAGCGAGCCAAACCCGAGACCGACTCCTCCGACAGCTCAGACTCCGAAGCCGCTGCACCGCCAAGTAAGAAGCCCGCCGTTACGACACCCGTGCTCAAGGCGGCCCCCAAGAAGCCCCAGCAATCGAAGAAGGATGAGGACAGTTCGAGCAGCTCGGACGATGACGACGATCCCAGAAACAAGGCTGCGCTGAAAAAGCCAGCTACGCCGCAGGCCAAGCCGGCGGCATCGAAGAAACCGGCTTCGGCGCAGAAAAAGCAACAGGACAGTTCTTCCGACGACTCTTcttcagacgacgacgaagcgTCGAAGCCGCCTCCCGCCAAAAAGCAAGCAACCGCGAAGGCGACGCCAAAGGCGGCCCAGAATGCTGCGTCGTCAGCGAAAAAGGTTGTTGCCAAGCGGGACGAATCTTCAAGCTCCGACAGTTCAGACGAGTCTGAGCCGCAGAAGAAGCCGTCGGTGACACCGAAGAGCGCCGCCGCTACAGCTGCCGGCAAGACCGTCACACCGAAAGCAACGCCAGCCAAACCCCAGAAGGATGACAGCGACTCGTCTTCAGAAAGCGAGGACAATGAGCCTCCCAAGAAAGTCGCCAAGCCCGCTGGCGCCAAGAACCAGAAGACTCTGCTGAAGGTGTCGATTGGTACCCGCCAAGAAGACTCCGCAGGCTAAAAAGAAGAATCGAGCGACAGCTCCTCCTCTGAAGACGAAGCACCGCCACCGAAGGCAACCCCCGGCAAACAGCCGGCTGCGAAGCAGATGCAAGGGAAGAAGCTTGCTGCCAAGGACAGTTCCAGTTCAGAGAGCGACTCCGAAGATGACAAGCCAGCGAAAACGGTAGCAGCTAAGGGCAAGCAGTTGTTGACCAAGCCATCGCCAAAGCCGGCACATGCCAAAAAAGACAGTTCAGATTCTGACAGCGACTCTGAGGAAGAACCGAAACCAGCACCCGCCAAGGCAGCCACGAAACCA GTGCCAGCAAAGAAGCCAGCGCAGGCAAAGAAGGAGAGCTCATCAGACTCTGACAGCGACTCCGAGGAAGAGTCAAAGCCGGTGCCTCCCAAGGTGGCTGCAAAGCCAACACCGGCCAAGAAGCCAGCTCAAACAAAGAAGGACAGCTCTTCAGACTCCGACAGTGACTCTGAGGATGACAAAAAGCCAGCACCCCCCAAACCTGCTGCGGCTAAGTCGAGTCCCATAAAGAAGCCGACTCCTGCAAAGAAACAGGCGGAGTCTTCTTCCGACAGCAGTGATGAGGAAGAAGCACCCAAAAAGCCTCAGGGCAAGAGTCCCGCCGCGACAGCGAAACCATCGAAAACAACTCCTGGAAAAGGAATGCCAGTTGCCGCTAAGCCTCAGCAAGATTCCTCTTCGTCTGACAGCGACGATGACGACAACCGATGGCCAGCGAAAAAGCCAGCTGTGACGCCAAAGAACACTCCAGCTTCAACACCCAAGGCAACACCCGTGTCACAGAAGAAGCCTCAGAAGAAACAAGAATCTTCCTCATCAGAAGACAGCGATGAAGAAGCGCCTTCAAAAACCTCGTCCGCGAAACAGCCGAAGATTACTCCGAAGAAGCCTGCTGCGAAGGAGTCTTCGTCCTCGTCGGAAGACAGCGAAGACGAGCAGCCAGCACCCAAGAAGGCCGGGAAGCCTGCGCAAGTCAAGGCGTCGACGCCAAAGGTAGTCCAGAACAATGCGGAAGACTCGAGCGAGGACGAAAGCGAGGAAGAGTCGAGCAAAGGCAAGAAGAGCGCACAGAGCACGCCGATGCTTAACGGCACTGGCAAGCCTGGTTCCCCCGACAAAGGAAGAAAGAGCTCACCATTTCGGAGAGTAAAAGCCGACAAAGTGCACATCGACCCCAAGCTGCGCGACAACTCCTTCGAAGCCAAGGCCGGCGCTCGGGGATCATGGGGAGAGAAGGCCTACAGCGTATTGAAAAACGTCAAGGGCAAAGACTTCAGGCacgagaagacgaagaagaagcgaGGAACGTACTCGGGCGGAAGCATCGACACTGGCGTCAACTCGATACGCTTTGACGAGTGA